In one window of Acidovorax sp. HDW3 DNA:
- the rpsG gene encoding 30S ribosomal protein S7: MPRRREVPKREILPDPKFGNVELSKFMNVIMEGGKKAVAERIIYGALELIEKKQPEKNALEVFTTAINNVKPMVEVKSRRVGGANYQVPVEVRPVRRLALSMRWIKEAARKRGEKSMAQRLANELMEATEGRGGAMKRRDEVHRMAEANKAFSHFRF, from the coding sequence ATGCCACGTCGTCGCGAAGTCCCCAAACGTGAAATCCTGCCGGATCCCAAGTTCGGCAACGTCGAGCTGTCCAAATTCATGAACGTGATCATGGAAGGCGGCAAGAAGGCAGTTGCAGAGCGCATCATTTACGGCGCCCTGGAGCTGATCGAGAAGAAGCAGCCCGAGAAGAATGCCCTGGAGGTGTTCACCACGGCCATCAACAACGTCAAGCCCATGGTGGAAGTGAAATCCCGCCGCGTGGGTGGCGCCAACTACCAGGTGCCGGTGGAAGTGCGCCCGGTGCGCCGCCTGGCCCTGTCGATGCGCTGGATCAAGGAAGCCGCCCGCAAGCGTGGCGAAAAGTCCATGGCCCAACGCCTGGCCAACGAGCTGATGGAAGCCACCGAAGGCCGTGGCGGCGCCATGAAGCGCCGTGACGAAGTGCACCGCATGGCCGAAGCCAACAAGGCCTTCAGCCACTTCCGCTTCTAA
- the rpsL gene encoding 30S ribosomal protein S12 yields MPTINQLIRHGREVETVKSKSPAMENCPQRRGVCTRVYTTTPKKPNSALRKVAKVRLTNGFEVISYIGGEGHNLQEHSVVLVRGGRVKDLPGVRYHIVRGSLDLQGVKDRKQSRSKYGAKKPKAK; encoded by the coding sequence ATGCCAACCATTAACCAGCTCATTCGCCATGGGCGCGAGGTCGAGACTGTCAAGTCCAAGAGCCCCGCCATGGAAAACTGCCCGCAGCGCCGTGGCGTGTGCACCCGTGTGTACACCACGACGCCCAAGAAGCCTAACTCCGCTCTGCGTAAGGTTGCCAAGGTGCGCCTGACCAACGGTTTTGAGGTCATCTCCTACATCGGCGGCGAAGGCCACAACCTGCAAGAGCACAGCGTCGTGCTGGTGCGCGGCGGCCGTGTGAAGGACTTGCCCGGTGTGCGTTACCACATCGTGCGCGGTTCGCTTGACCTGCAAGGCGTCAAGGACCGCAAGCAGTCGCGCTCCAAGTACGGCGCCAAGAAGCCCAAGGCCAAGTAA
- a CDS encoding D-alanyl-D-alanine carboxypeptidase family protein: MIEPRPALRALVLAAAAALPAVLFAQVSAPQPPEIAARNYLLVDVTAGQVLAAKDIDAPVEQASLTKLMTGYLVFDALRAKKITLEQKLPVSERAWKMPGSRMFIDPKMQVPVDDLLKGMIVQSGNDATMALAEGVGGTAENFVRLMNEQAKALGMNGTQYKNPEGLTEPGHTTTARDLATLATRLMQDFPEYLHYYSTKQYRYEGTPASNSNNRNLLLFRDPSVDGLKTGHTAAAGYCLVSTAKRDFPQVGQRRLLSIVLGTASENARANESQKLLNWGYTAYDAVKLFDAGQPVAEPALWKGKQNKLKIGREQAIVVTVPGGSAGKVSTHIVRQEPLIAPITKGQQVGTLKVSVGDQAVAEVPLVALEGVEQAGIFGRAWDAIRLWIK; encoded by the coding sequence ATGATTGAACCCCGTCCCGCCCTGCGCGCCCTGGTGCTGGCCGCTGCTGCGGCCCTGCCCGCCGTGCTTTTTGCGCAAGTGAGTGCGCCCCAACCGCCCGAGATTGCCGCCCGCAACTACCTGTTGGTGGACGTGACCGCTGGCCAGGTGCTGGCCGCCAAGGACATCGACGCGCCGGTGGAGCAGGCGTCGCTGACCAAGCTCATGACCGGCTACCTGGTGTTTGATGCCCTGCGCGCCAAAAAAATCACGCTGGAGCAAAAACTGCCCGTGAGCGAGCGCGCCTGGAAGATGCCGGGCTCGCGCATGTTCATCGACCCCAAGATGCAGGTGCCGGTGGACGATTTGCTCAAGGGCATGATCGTGCAGTCGGGCAACGACGCCACCATGGCCCTGGCCGAGGGCGTGGGCGGCACGGCAGAAAACTTTGTGCGCCTCATGAACGAGCAGGCCAAGGCCCTGGGCATGAATGGCACGCAGTACAAAAACCCCGAGGGCCTGACCGAGCCCGGCCACACCACCACGGCGCGCGACCTGGCGACGCTGGCAACGCGCCTGATGCAGGACTTTCCGGAGTACCTGCATTACTACTCGACCAAGCAGTACCGCTACGAGGGCACACCGGCATCGAACAGCAATAACCGCAACCTGCTGCTGTTTCGTGACCCGAGCGTCGATGGCCTGAAGACCGGCCACACCGCCGCCGCTGGCTATTGCCTGGTGTCCACCGCCAAGCGCGACTTTCCCCAGGTGGGCCAGCGCCGCCTGCTCTCCATCGTTCTGGGCACGGCCAGCGAGAACGCCCGTGCCAACGAAAGCCAGAAGCTGCTCAACTGGGGCTACACCGCGTATGACGCGGTCAAGCTGTTCGACGCCGGCCAGCCCGTGGCCGAGCCGGCGCTGTGGAAGGGCAAGCAAAACAAGCTCAAGATTGGCCGCGAGCAGGCCATCGTCGTCACCGTGCCTGGCGGCAGTGCGGGCAAGGTCAGCACGCACATCGTGCGCCAGGAACCCTTGATTGCGCCCATCACCAAGGGTCAGCAGGTGGGCACGCTCAAAGTCTCGGTCGGTGACCAGGCCGTGGCCGAGGTGCCGCTGGTGGCTCTGGAGGGTGTGGAGCAGGCAGGCATCTTTGGCCGCGCCTGGGATGCCATTCGGCTCTGGATCAAGTAA
- a CDS encoding alpha/beta hydrolase — translation MNAQTERLSLVGAAGAIEALRDLPPAGVAVRGVAVIAHPHPLFGGTMENKVVQTLARAFVAGGYQAVRFNFRGVGASDGHYDAGAGELDDLLAVVQQSAPQGPLALAGFSFGAFVTSHALQQLWPQRGVQHAVLVGTAASRFDVAPVPPEAQLRTLVVHGEHDETVPLASVMDWARPQLLPVTVVPGGGHFFHGQLPLLKNLVLRHLQTQC, via the coding sequence TTGAATGCCCAGACTGAACGCCTGAGCCTGGTGGGTGCTGCGGGCGCCATCGAGGCGCTGCGTGACTTGCCGCCCGCTGGCGTTGCCGTGCGCGGCGTCGCCGTCATTGCCCACCCGCACCCGCTGTTTGGCGGCACCATGGAGAACAAGGTGGTGCAGACGCTGGCGCGCGCCTTTGTCGCTGGCGGCTACCAGGCGGTGCGCTTTAATTTTCGGGGCGTGGGTGCTTCGGACGGCCATTACGACGCCGGAGCGGGCGAGCTCGACGATTTGCTCGCCGTGGTGCAGCAAAGCGCACCCCAAGGGCCGCTGGCGCTGGCCGGCTTTTCCTTTGGTGCCTTCGTCACCAGCCACGCACTGCAGCAGCTGTGGCCGCAGCGCGGCGTGCAGCACGCCGTGCTGGTGGGCACGGCGGCGAGCCGTTTTGACGTGGCGCCCGTGCCGCCCGAGGCGCAGCTGCGCACCCTGGTGGTGCACGGCGAGCACGACGAGACCGTGCCCCTGGCGAGCGTCATGGACTGGGCGCGGCCGCAGCTGCTGCCCGTGACCGTGGTGCCCGGCGGCGGGCATTTCTTCCACGGCCAGCTGCCGCTGTTGAAAAACCTGGTGCTGCGCCATCTGCAGACGCAGTGCTGA
- a CDS encoding ferredoxin, with the protein MTDARPPYFARHIFFCTNERANGEACCAQHGAQAAFERCKAQVKALGLAGVGQVRVNKAGCLDRCAAGPVAVVYPEGVWYSYVDAADIDEIVESHLKNGQVVERLLTPPELGR; encoded by the coding sequence ATGACTGATGCCCGCCCCCCGTATTTCGCCCGCCACATCTTCTTTTGCACCAACGAGCGCGCCAATGGCGAAGCCTGTTGCGCCCAGCACGGCGCGCAGGCTGCGTTCGAGCGCTGCAAGGCGCAGGTCAAGGCCCTGGGCCTGGCCGGCGTGGGCCAGGTGCGCGTGAACAAGGCCGGCTGCCTTGACCGCTGCGCCGCCGGCCCGGTGGCGGTGGTCTATCCCGAGGGCGTGTGGTACTCCTACGTCGATGCCGCTGATATTGATGAGATCGTCGAGTCGCACCTGAAAAACGGCCAGGTGGTCGAGCGCCTGCTGACGCCGCCGGAACTCGGGCGCTAA
- a CDS encoding VanZ family protein: MAHKTIAWPLALSYAALIVFASLFPFGGWRAQGISPWEFWAAPIPPPYWTWFDVNANWAGYAPLGFLLALALMRSGWRRSAWVLAALAGALLSLALEFLQIYLPQRVSSNLDWLLNSGGSLLGALLAALLERAGAIDHWARFRARWFVPQAHGALVLLALWPPALLFPTALPFGLGQVQERLEAAAAEVLDGTPFLDWLPLGGAPLEPLARSTEVLCVLLGLLVPGLLGYSVMAQRGRRVRFALVMLALGVAVTALSAALAWGPQHAWDGLGSLPVRLGLALAPVLLLLALLLPVRACAALALLALVLHLSLLNQAPTSAYFAQTLQQWEQGRFVRFYGLSQWLGWLWPYATLLVLVLRLSRRERRGGEPTIAPHD; this comes from the coding sequence GTGGCACACAAAACCATCGCCTGGCCGCTGGCGCTCAGCTATGCCGCGCTGATCGTTTTTGCCAGCCTGTTTCCGTTTGGCGGCTGGCGGGCGCAGGGCATTTCGCCCTGGGAGTTTTGGGCCGCACCCATTCCGCCGCCGTACTGGACCTGGTTTGACGTCAACGCCAACTGGGCTGGCTACGCGCCGCTGGGTTTTTTGCTCGCGCTGGCGCTGATGCGCTCGGGCTGGCGGCGCAGCGCCTGGGTGCTGGCGGCGCTGGCGGGGGCGCTGCTGTCGCTGGCGCTGGAGTTTTTGCAGATTTACCTGCCCCAGCGCGTGTCCTCCAACCTCGATTGGCTGCTCAACAGCGGCGGCAGCCTGTTGGGCGCGCTGCTGGCGGCGCTGCTCGAACGCGCGGGCGCCATCGACCACTGGGCGCGCTTTCGGGCGCGCTGGTTCGTGCCGCAGGCGCATGGTGCGCTGGTGTTGCTGGCGCTGTGGCCGCCGGCGCTGCTGTTCCCCACCGCCTTGCCGTTTGGCCTGGGCCAGGTGCAAGAGCGCCTGGAGGCCGCTGCCGCCGAGGTGCTCGACGGCACGCCGTTTCTCGACTGGCTGCCCCTGGGCGGCGCACCGCTGGAGCCGCTGGCACGCAGCACCGAGGTGCTGTGCGTGCTGCTGGGCCTGCTGGTGCCGGGGCTGCTGGGCTACAGCGTGATGGCGCAGCGCGGGCGGCGGGTGCGCTTTGCCCTGGTGATGCTGGCGTTGGGCGTGGCGGTCACGGCCTTGTCTGCCGCCCTGGCCTGGGGGCCGCAACATGCGTGGGACGGTTTGGGCAGCCTGCCCGTGCGCCTGGGCCTGGCGCTCGCGCCTGTGCTGCTGCTCTTGGCCTTGCTGCTGCCGGTGCGCGCCTGCGCGGCGCTGGCGCTGCTGGCGTTGGTGCTGCACCTGAGCCTGCTCAACCAGGCGCCGACCAGCGCCTACTTTGCGCAAACCCTGCAGCAGTGGGAGCAGGGGCGCTTTGTGCGCTTTTATGGCCTGTCGCAGTGGCTCGGCTGGCTCTGGCCCTATGCCACGTTGCTGGTGTTGGTGCTGCGCCTGTCGCGGCGCGAGCGCCGGGGCGGCGAACCTACAATCGCGCCCCATGACTGA
- a CDS encoding CopD family protein yields MLWVKAFHIVFIASWFAGLFYLPRIYVNLAMVAPGSVAERERLLLMARKLLRFSTLLAVPAIGLGLWLWLGYGIGRGPGNGWLHAKLSVVVLAVLYHGYCARLLRQFAANACRCSHVWLRWFNEIPVLLLVAAVLLVVLKPF; encoded by the coding sequence ATGCTCTGGGTCAAAGCCTTTCACATCGTCTTTATTGCCAGTTGGTTCGCTGGCCTGTTCTACCTGCCGCGCATCTACGTCAACCTGGCCATGGTGGCGCCGGGTTCGGTGGCCGAGCGCGAGCGCCTGCTGCTGATGGCGCGCAAGCTGCTGCGCTTTAGCACCTTGCTGGCCGTGCCCGCCATCGGCCTGGGCCTGTGGCTGTGGCTGGGCTACGGCATTGGGCGCGGCCCGGGCAACGGCTGGCTGCACGCCAAGCTCTCGGTGGTGGTGCTGGCTGTGCTCTACCACGGCTACTGCGCGCGCCTGCTGCGCCAGTTCGCGGCCAATGCCTGCCGGTGCAGCCATGTGTGGTTGCGCTGGTTCAACGAAATCCCGGTGCTGCTGCTGGTCGCCGCCGTGCTGCTGGTGGTGCTCAAGCCGTTTTAA
- a CDS encoding ligase — protein sequence MQAPLPAPRWRVWTFDAPAVVLGCAQRQHLEAARARWPQGWELLQRPSGGGAVLTGPWMVSCSVALPPTHPWLQGRLPDSYRALGELHVQVLQQLGVPSRALPGDEVAAGNARLGPVVDWACYGSLAPWEVVDVQQGRKLVGLAQRRQRHGVLLVAGTLVAPPDWALLCQALGQPQDLAAVQARTVSCADLCAQAPSVALFAARLRAALEAALGVQESALAAPAGGC from the coding sequence ATGCAAGCGCCCCTGCCCGCCCCGCGCTGGCGGGTATGGACTTTCGACGCCCCCGCCGTCGTCCTTGGCTGCGCCCAGCGCCAGCACCTGGAGGCAGCGCGCGCGCGCTGGCCGCAGGGCTGGGAGCTGCTGCAGCGGCCCTCGGGCGGCGGCGCGGTGTTGACCGGGCCGTGGATGGTCAGCTGCTCCGTCGCCCTGCCACCCACGCACCCCTGGCTGCAAGGGCGCCTGCCCGACAGCTACCGCGCCCTGGGCGAGCTGCACGTGCAGGTGCTGCAGCAGCTGGGCGTGCCCAGCCGCGCCCTGCCGGGCGATGAGGTCGCCGCTGGCAACGCACGCCTGGGGCCGGTGGTCGATTGGGCCTGCTACGGCAGCCTGGCACCCTGGGAGGTGGTGGACGTGCAGCAGGGGCGCAAGCTCGTCGGCCTGGCGCAGCGGCGCCAGCGCCACGGCGTGCTGCTGGTGGCCGGCACCCTGGTCGCGCCGCCCGACTGGGCGCTGCTGTGCCAGGCCCTGGGCCAGCCGCAGGACCTGGCGGCGGTGCAGGCGCGCACCGTCAGCTGCGCCGATTTGTGTGCCCAGGCGCCCAGCGTCGCGCTTTTTGCCGCGCGGCTGCGGGCGGCGCTGGAGGCGGCCCTGGGGGTGCAGGAAAGCGCCCTTGCAGCGCCCGCCGGCGGGTGCTAG
- the hemB gene encoding porphobilinogen synthase produces the protein MHLSSPTPFPTNRPRRLRRDAFTRNLVREHRLSAHDFIYPVFVHAGENRREAVPSMPGVERLSLDLLLPVAAECMQLGIPYLALFPAIDGALKTPDGKEALNPDGLIPQVVRRLKAEFPQLGVMTDVALDPYTSHGQDGVLDDTGYIINDETVELLVGQALAHAEAGVDMVAPSDMMDGRIGAIREALEAHGHIHTRIMAYSAKYASAFYGPFRDAVGTRGALGKADKNVYQMDPANTDEALREVALDIAEGADMVMVKPGMPYLDMVRRVKDEFKVPTFAYQVSGEYAMLKAAAAQGWLDHDAVMLEALLAFKRAGADGILTYFARDAARLLQKQ, from the coding sequence ATGCATCTGTCCAGCCCTACCCCCTTCCCGACGAATCGCCCGCGCCGCCTGCGCCGCGATGCCTTCACCCGCAACCTGGTGCGCGAGCACCGCCTGTCGGCGCACGATTTCATCTACCCGGTGTTCGTGCACGCGGGCGAGAACCGCCGCGAGGCCGTGCCCTCCATGCCCGGTGTGGAGCGCCTGTCGCTCGACCTGCTGCTGCCCGTGGCGGCCGAATGCATGCAGCTGGGCATTCCCTACCTGGCGCTGTTCCCGGCCATCGACGGCGCGCTCAAAACGCCCGACGGCAAAGAGGCGCTCAACCCCGACGGCCTGATCCCGCAGGTGGTGCGCCGCCTCAAGGCGGAGTTTCCGCAGCTGGGCGTGATGACCGACGTCGCACTCGACCCCTACACCAGCCACGGCCAGGACGGCGTGCTCGACGACACGGGCTACATCATCAACGACGAGACCGTCGAGCTCCTCGTCGGCCAGGCGCTGGCGCACGCCGAGGCTGGCGTGGACATGGTCGCGCCCAGCGACATGATGGACGGGCGCATTGGCGCCATCCGCGAGGCGCTGGAGGCGCACGGCCACATCCACACCCGCATCATGGCCTACAGCGCCAAGTACGCCAGCGCCTTCTACGGCCCGTTTCGCGACGCCGTGGGCACGCGCGGCGCCCTGGGCAAGGCGGATAAAAACGTCTACCAGATGGACCCGGCGAACACCGACGAGGCGCTGCGCGAGGTGGCGCTCGATATTGCCGAAGGCGCCGACATGGTCATGGTCAAGCCCGGGATGCCGTACCTGGACATGGTGCGCCGCGTCAAGGACGAGTTCAAGGTGCCGACCTTCGCCTACCAGGTGTCGGGCGAGTACGCCATGCTCAAGGCCGCCGCCGCCCAGGGCTGGCTCGACCACGACGCCGTGATGCTGGAGGCGCTCTTGGCCTTCAAGCGCGCCGGTGCCGACGGCATCCTCACCTACTTTGCCCGCGACGCGGCACGATTGCTACAAAAACAATAG
- a CDS encoding magnesium transporter CorA family protein gives MTPAFRVFHLQPGQGVRELGALPSAPPAQGFYWLACTRSALQEALEPLQAALQAVTGQPLVDLHVSDLLNAQRPSGYDYTQHYDLLVFRRLVASANPEQPPESSAPRRGGPPVLRRIDTSPLGFALFDQLLLSVHPEDCVVREAYAARLLAAQPTDPREGQASAGARLPASSADLMLRTLGYIVDGFLELRRELSRQLDHWQSELLLPRTRFTNWSALLDARLALHELDEVCEDQRSAVQDWIEALEEWQAPEHAQALRELDLLKVRSRDLLEHIERVAHHVRRLESSTETAVQMHFSVQSNRTNDIMRTLTAVTAVFLPLNLVAGIFGMNFDVLPLIHQQHGFWWALASMAGMALALVLFFWRKRYLARSER, from the coding sequence TTGACCCCTGCTTTTCGCGTATTCCACCTGCAACCCGGCCAGGGCGTGCGCGAGCTCGGCGCCCTGCCCAGCGCGCCGCCGGCGCAGGGCTTTTACTGGCTCGCCTGCACGCGCAGCGCCTTGCAAGAGGCCCTGGAGCCGCTGCAGGCGGCGCTGCAGGCCGTGACGGGCCAGCCGCTGGTGGACCTGCACGTCTCGGACCTGCTCAACGCCCAGCGGCCCTCGGGCTACGACTACACCCAGCACTACGACCTGCTGGTATTTCGCCGCCTGGTGGCCAGCGCCAACCCCGAGCAGCCGCCCGAATCCAGCGCCCCCCGGCGCGGCGGCCCGCCGGTGCTGCGCCGCATCGACACCAGCCCGCTGGGCTTTGCCCTGTTCGACCAACTGCTGCTGTCGGTGCACCCCGAAGATTGCGTGGTGCGCGAAGCCTACGCCGCCCGGCTGCTCGCCGCCCAGCCCACCGACCCGCGCGAAGGCCAGGCCAGCGCCGGCGCGCGCCTGCCCGCCAGCAGCGCCGACCTGATGCTGCGCACCCTGGGCTACATCGTCGATGGCTTTCTGGAGCTGCGCCGCGAGCTCTCGCGCCAGCTCGACCACTGGCAATCCGAGCTGCTGCTGCCCAGGACGCGCTTTACGAACTGGAGTGCCCTGCTCGATGCGCGCCTGGCGCTGCACGAGCTCGACGAAGTGTGCGAAGACCAGCGCAGCGCGGTGCAGGACTGGATCGAGGCCCTGGAAGAATGGCAGGCGCCCGAGCACGCACAGGCGCTGCGCGAGCTCGACCTGCTCAAGGTGCGCAGCCGCGACCTGCTCGAACACATCGAACGCGTCGCACACCACGTGCGGCGCCTGGAGAGCAGCACCGAAACGGCCGTGCAGATGCATTTCAGCGTGCAAAGCAACCGCACCAACGACATCATGCGCACCCTCACCGCCGTGACGGCGGTGTTCCTGCCGCTGAACCTGGTGGCTGGCATTTTCGGCATGAACTTCGATGTCCTACCGCTGATTCACCAGCAGCACGGCTTTTGGTGGGCCCTGGCCAGCATGGCTGGCATGGCGCTGGCGCTGGTGCTGTTTTTCTGGCGCAAACGCTATCTGGCGCGCAGCGAGCGCTAA
- a CDS encoding hemerythrin domain-containing protein, translated as MAALEWSPALELGVARMDDTHREFVALLAEVEAADDAALLPAWQALIAHTQQHFDQEDFWMAATRFAAGNCHSTQHAAVLKVMREGAKQGAAGNLALVRSMAAELVHWFPIHADSMDAALAQHLQQVGYDPASGQLARPEALPGELIHGCSSTCGDDDLAPAAVA; from the coding sequence ATGGCTGCATTGGAATGGTCGCCCGCCCTGGAACTGGGCGTGGCGCGCATGGATGACACACACCGCGAATTCGTCGCCCTGCTGGCCGAGGTCGAGGCCGCAGACGATGCCGCCCTGCTGCCCGCCTGGCAGGCGCTGATCGCGCACACGCAGCAGCATTTCGACCAGGAAGACTTCTGGATGGCGGCCACGCGCTTTGCCGCCGGCAACTGCCACAGTACCCAGCACGCGGCCGTGCTCAAGGTCATGCGCGAAGGCGCCAAGCAGGGCGCGGCCGGCAACCTGGCGCTGGTGCGCTCGATGGCGGCGGAGCTGGTGCACTGGTTCCCGATTCACGCCGACAGCATGGACGCCGCCCTGGCGCAGCACCTGCAGCAGGTCGGCTACGACCCCGCCAGCGGCCAGCTCGCCCGCCCCGAGGCCCTGCCCGGGGAGCTGATCCACGGCTGCAGCAGCACCTGTGGCGACGACGACCTGGCCCCCGCCGCCGTGGCGTAA
- a CDS encoding AraC family transcriptional regulator, translated as MTPPSCSIAPGAPLRVIAPYARTLWDAALAAGVPPAQCGAPPGEDDVPVAQYLALLQQALAHAGPGFGWCLGQSVKPTSYGVNGILLLACGTLGEALAQVLRFEALVHDLGRSTLTRQGTVVVYEWRNAHASHPAAAALVESVFAGIHTCAQWLLGQPLVGVQVEFAHPAPDAVTAAALAQASGAQLAWGAPAHRARFPAAWLDWPLPQTHPGLLPLLQRHAEELLRARQPDAADIVARVRQCISQRLGPQGVRLADVAADLQLAPRTLQRRLAEAGWAFQGLLDGTRHALACHYLRQTPMALADIGQLLGYQEAAAFHHAFKQWQGQGPGQYRARAGADLDGCQAGASTAR; from the coding sequence ATGACGCCACCTTCTTGTTCGATTGCGCCAGGCGCGCCGCTGCGCGTCATTGCTCCCTACGCCCGCACCCTGTGGGACGCGGCCCTGGCGGCCGGCGTGCCGCCGGCCCAGTGTGGCGCGCCGCCGGGCGAGGACGATGTGCCCGTGGCCCAGTACCTGGCGCTGCTGCAGCAGGCGCTGGCGCACGCCGGGCCGGGCTTTGGCTGGTGCCTGGGGCAAAGCGTCAAGCCCACCAGCTACGGCGTCAACGGCATCTTGCTGCTGGCCTGCGGCACCCTGGGCGAGGCGCTGGCGCAGGTGCTGCGCTTTGAAGCCCTGGTGCACGACCTGGGGCGCTCGACCCTCACGCGCCAGGGCACCGTGGTGGTGTACGAATGGCGCAACGCCCACGCCAGCCACCCGGCGGCGGCGGCGCTGGTGGAGTCGGTGTTTGCCGGCATCCACACCTGCGCCCAGTGGCTGCTGGGCCAGCCTCTGGTGGGGGTGCAGGTGGAGTTTGCCCACCCGGCGCCGGATGCGGTCACGGCGGCAGCCCTGGCCCAGGCCAGCGGCGCGCAGCTGGCCTGGGGCGCGCCGGCGCACCGGGCGCGGTTCCCGGCCGCCTGGCTCGATTGGCCGCTGCCGCAAACCCACCCCGGTCTGCTGCCACTCTTGCAGCGCCACGCCGAGGAGCTGCTGCGCGCGCGCCAGCCCGACGCCGCCGACATCGTCGCCCGGGTGCGCCAGTGCATCTCGCAGCGCCTGGGGCCGCAGGGCGTGCGCCTGGCCGATGTGGCCGCCGACCTGCAGCTGGCGCCGCGCACGCTGCAGCGGCGCCTGGCCGAGGCCGGATGGGCCTTTCAGGGCCTGCTCGACGGCACGCGCCACGCCCTGGCCTGCCACTACCTGCGCCAGACGCCCATGGCCCTGGCCGACATTGGCCAGCTGCTCGGTTACCAGGAGGCGGCGGCGTTCCACCATGCCTTCAAGCAGTGGCAGGGCCAGGGGCCGGGGCAGTACCGGGCGCGTGCCGGCGCCGATCTGGACGGATGTCAAGCGGGTGCCAGCACCGCGCGGTAA
- a CDS encoding FAD-binding oxidoreductase, giving the protein MRRWNGWGDDATSMDLGTGARAMLAERLGPGCPQPDAPLAGLLARIPPSRLPAHPLIERSAEARLPAAWGESYADWIRKRCGHLPPVPDGVARPTSREEVRELLALAQAGRWVVIPLGGGTSVAGHLDCPAGERPILSIHLGRMNQLLHLDGASQLATFGAGTPGPMVEAQLRAQGYTLGHFPQSFEYSTVGGWVVTRSSGQQSLRYGRIEQLFAGGQLETPVGPLALPTLPAASAGPDLREIVLGSEGRLGVLTEATVRVSPLPAHESFHALFLPSWDAAEAAVRALVQLRLPLSMLRLSNAVETDTNLRLAGHEKTIALLEKYLAWRGCRAGKCLLLLGVSADATTARHALRAARRLLSRHGAVYIGAAMGRKWAANRFKGPYLRNTLWDLGYSVDTIETAVDWPQVRPLMQAMEQAARDAFAPFGTPVHAFSHLSHLYPQGSSIYAQYVWPTAPGGFAPNFARWQALKTAVAAQIAAHGGTVSHQHGVGRDHAAHLAQEKGALGMATLAALCRQFDPQGIMNPGKLLQDGGPWQE; this is encoded by the coding sequence ATGAGACGCTGGAACGGCTGGGGCGACGACGCCACTTCAATGGACCTGGGCACGGGCGCGCGCGCCATGCTGGCCGAACGGCTCGGCCCCGGCTGCCCGCAGCCGGATGCGCCGCTGGCCGGGCTGCTGGCGCGCATCCCGCCCTCGCGCCTGCCGGCGCACCCGCTGATCGAGCGCAGCGCCGAGGCCCGCCTGCCTGCCGCCTGGGGCGAGAGCTACGCCGATTGGATCCGCAAGCGCTGCGGCCACCTGCCGCCCGTGCCCGACGGCGTGGCCCGCCCCACGTCGCGCGAAGAGGTGCGCGAACTGCTGGCGCTGGCGCAGGCCGGGCGCTGGGTCGTCATCCCCCTGGGCGGGGGCACCAGCGTGGCGGGCCACCTGGACTGTCCGGCGGGCGAGCGGCCCATCTTGTCCATCCACCTGGGGCGCATGAACCAGCTGCTGCACCTGGATGGAGCCAGCCAGCTCGCCACCTTTGGCGCCGGCACGCCGGGGCCGATGGTGGAGGCGCAGCTGCGCGCCCAGGGCTACACGCTGGGGCATTTTCCGCAGTCGTTTGAATACTCCACCGTCGGCGGCTGGGTGGTGACGCGTTCGAGCGGCCAGCAGTCGCTGCGCTACGGGCGCATCGAGCAGCTTTTTGCCGGCGGCCAGCTGGAGACGCCCGTGGGCCCGCTGGCCCTGCCCACCCTGCCCGCCGCCAGCGCCGGGCCGGATCTGCGCGAGATCGTGCTCGGCAGCGAAGGCCGCCTGGGCGTGCTCACCGAGGCCACGGTGCGCGTCTCGCCCCTGCCGGCGCACGAGAGCTTTCACGCCCTTTTTCTGCCGAGCTGGGACGCGGCCGAAGCCGCCGTGCGCGCGCTGGTGCAACTGCGCCTGCCGCTGTCCATGCTGCGCCTGTCCAACGCCGTGGAAACCGACACCAACCTGCGCCTGGCCGGGCACGAGAAAACCATCGCCCTGCTGGAAAAATACCTCGCCTGGCGCGGCTGCCGCGCCGGCAAATGCCTGCTGCTGCTGGGCGTGAGTGCCGACGCCACCACCGCCCGCCACGCGCTGCGCGCCGCGCGCCGCCTGCTGAGCCGCCACGGCGCGGTCTACATCGGCGCGGCCATGGGGCGCAAGTGGGCGGCCAACCGCTTCAAAGGCCCCTACCTGCGCAATACCCTGTGGGATCTGGGCTACAGCGTGGACACGATTGAAACCGCCGTCGATTGGCCCCAGGTCAGGCCACTGATGCAGGCCATGGAGCAGGCCGCGCGCGACGCCTTCGCGCCCTTTGGCACGCCGGTGCACGCTTTCAGCCACCTGTCGCACCTGTACCCGCAGGGCAGCAGCATTTACGCGCAGTACGTCTGGCCCACGGCGCCGGGCGGCTTTGCGCCCAACTTTGCGCGCTGGCAGGCGCTGAAAACCGCCGTGGCGGCGCAGATCGCCGCGCACGGCGGCACCGTCAGCCACCAGCACGGCGTGGGGCGCGACCACGCCGCCCACCTGGCGCAGGAAAAAGGCGCGCTCGGCATGGCCACCCTGGCCGCGCTGTGCCGCCAGTTCGACCCGCAGGGCATCATGAACCCCGGCAAGCTGCTGCAGGACGGCGGGCCATGGCAGGAATGA